The Cydia amplana chromosome 9, ilCydAmpl1.1, whole genome shotgun sequence genome includes a region encoding these proteins:
- the LOC134650926 gene encoding uncharacterized protein LOC134650926 isoform X2, with protein MMFLLLITLCVLTSGHEITQLKVPLHADPRRAAELSCHFRMDDQKLHSVKWYRDLHEIFRYNPSQKTQIRLFNVTGVMVQGGSCEQESCVVRVMPLPQATRAAYTCEVSTEGPMFQIARQTKHMTVVAMPDKDPVISGAPHFVRPGDQMLLNCTTDYSLPPSNINWYIDNEIQKPEAWQHTEVSAPLAGGLRASWRVLRVRVPATASGALRIRCESVLLVDPLVLRDTVATVTVNTRTQLYDKYVSNRGVDISENANSVVALVVFTLISRFMSL; from the exons ATGATGTTTTTGTTGCTAATTACGTTATGTG TCCTGACGTCGGGCCACGAGATAACGCAGCTGAAGGTGCCACTGCACGCGGACCCGCGGCGCGCGGCCGAGCTCAGCTGCCACTTCCGCATGGACGACCAGAAACTGCACTCCGTCAAGTGGTACCGCGACCTGCACGAGATCTTCCGGTACAACCCCTCGCAGAAG ACGCAGATCCGCTTGTTCAACGTGACCGGTGTGATGGTGCAAGGCGGGTCGTGCGAGCAGGAGTCGTGCGTGGTGCGGGTCATGCCGCTGCCGCAGGCCACGCGGGCGGCCTACACCTGCGAGGTCTCCACCGAGGGACCCATGTTCCAGATCGCCCGCCAGACCAAACACATGACTGTTGTTG CTATGCCCGACAAGGATCCAGTTATAAGCGGAGCACCGCACTTTGTTCGTCCCGGGGATCAGATGCTGCTGAATTGTACGACGGACTACTCGCTGCCACCGTCAAACATTAATTGGTACATCGACAACGAAATACAAAAG CCCGAAGCGTGGCAGCACACGGAGGTGAGCGCGCCGCTGGCGGGCGGGCTGCGCGCGTCGTGGCGCGTGCTGCGCGTGCGCGTGCCCGCCACCGCCAGCGGCGCACTGCGCATACGCTGCGAGTCCGTGCTCCTG GTGGACCCACTTGTGCTACGTGACACCGTCGCCACTGTCACCGTCAACACTAGGACGCAGCTTTATGATAAATATGTTTCTAACAGAG GTGTGGATATCTCCGAGAACGCAAACTCTGTAGTAGCCCTTGTGGTTTTCACTCTTATATCAAGGTTTATGAGCTTATGA